A genomic segment from Mycobacteriales bacterium encodes:
- a CDS encoding class I SAM-dependent methyltransferase: protein MTLGQIFDQLYGLGAPVRFTAYDGSSAGTPDATLGIRLTNPRAVSYVLTAPGSLGLARAYLQGDLEIDGVHPGDPYDLLTMMEELHVHRPSPVQVVQWLRALGLETLKPPPLPDLEQAPTRRISVGLRHSKHRDANAISYHYDVSNDFYELVLGPSMTYTCACYPREDSTLEEAQEHKYDLVARKLGLTPGMRLLDVGCGWGGMVRHAVRNYGVSALGVTLSREQAAWATRRIEAEGLAGKAEVRHLDYREVSEKDFDAVSSIGLIEHIGVKNYPAYFRFLRSRLRPGGRLLNHGITRPDNLHPGLQRRGFIGRYVFPDGELTGSGDIVRAVENAGFEVQHHENLRVHYAKTLASWCDNLVEHWDEAVADAGLPIAKVWGLYMAGSRLGFERNSIQLHQILATKDTSDGESDYPLRHEFGV from the coding sequence GTGACGCTCGGACAGATCTTCGACCAGCTGTACGGCCTGGGCGCACCGGTGCGCTTCACGGCGTACGACGGCAGCTCGGCCGGGACGCCGGACGCGACACTCGGCATCCGGCTGACCAACCCGCGAGCCGTGTCCTACGTGCTCACCGCGCCGGGCTCCCTCGGGCTGGCGCGCGCGTACCTGCAGGGGGACCTCGAGATCGACGGCGTCCACCCGGGCGACCCGTACGACCTGCTGACCATGATGGAGGAACTGCACGTGCACCGGCCGTCGCCGGTGCAGGTCGTGCAGTGGCTGCGCGCGCTCGGCCTGGAGACGCTCAAGCCGCCGCCGCTGCCGGACCTGGAGCAGGCGCCGACCCGGCGGATCAGCGTCGGGCTGCGGCACAGCAAGCACCGTGACGCCAACGCGATCAGCTACCACTACGACGTCTCCAACGACTTCTACGAGCTGGTCCTCGGCCCGTCGATGACCTACACCTGCGCCTGTTACCCGCGGGAGGACTCGACGCTGGAGGAGGCGCAGGAGCACAAGTACGACCTGGTCGCCCGCAAGCTCGGGCTCACCCCCGGGATGCGGCTGCTGGATGTCGGCTGCGGCTGGGGCGGGATGGTCCGGCACGCGGTGCGCAACTACGGCGTCTCCGCCCTCGGCGTCACGCTGTCGCGGGAGCAGGCCGCCTGGGCGACCCGGCGGATCGAGGCGGAGGGGCTGGCCGGCAAGGCCGAGGTGCGGCACCTGGACTACCGCGAGGTCTCCGAGAAAGACTTCGACGCGGTCAGCTCCATCGGCCTCATCGAGCACATCGGGGTGAAGAACTACCCGGCGTACTTCCGGTTCCTGCGGTCCCGGCTGCGGCCGGGCGGCCGGCTGCTCAACCACGGCATCACCCGTCCGGACAACCTGCACCCGGGGCTGCAGCGCCGCGGCTTCATCGGCCGGTACGTCTTCCCCGACGGGGAGCTGACCGGCTCCGGCGACATCGTCCGCGCGGTCGAGAACGCCGGCTTCGAGGTGCAGCACCACGAGAACCTGCGGGTGCACTACGCCAAGACGCTGGCCAGCTGGTGCGACAACCTGGTCGAGCACTGGGACGAGGCCGTCGCCGACGCCGGGCTGCCGATCGCGAAGGTCTGGGGCCTCTACATGGCCGGCTCCCGGCTCGGGTTCGAGCGCAACAGCATCCAGCTGCACCAGATCCTGGCCACCAAGGACACGTCGGACGGGGAGTCGGACTACCCGCTGCGGCACGAGTTCGGAGTCTGA